The proteins below come from a single Caenibius sp. WL genomic window:
- a CDS encoding dihydrolipoamide acetyltransferase family protein: MARLEFKLPDIGEGIAEAEVVEWHAAVGEAVAEGQVVASVMTDKATVEIEAPADGRIVERGAQAGAMLPIGAVLFVMETAGEVAPGESVAAPADSAAGSGLAVAAPEMSSAAAPEPAAPATPRAAGHPVLAAPAVRRRAADLGIDLAAVPTSADRVRHEDLDRYLLAQRGPRTGGASGAAGGTAIPLTGLRRQIARRMEEAARHIPHFTYVEELDVTELELLRETLNAGRGRDEQLHPLPLLVFAMCRALEDVPQLNAHFDDRRDMITQFGAVHAGIATQTDKGLMVPVLRDADRLDIWQIGRAIADLAARARSGTITRDELAGSTITVTSLGKLGGIAATPIINRPEVAILAPHRIIERCRWIDGAAEPRKMMNLSISCDHRIIDGQVAAQFVAAIRQLLETPAMLGLT, from the coding sequence ATGGCGCGGCTCGAATTCAAACTGCCCGATATCGGCGAAGGGATCGCCGAAGCGGAAGTGGTCGAATGGCACGCCGCTGTCGGTGAGGCGGTGGCCGAAGGGCAAGTCGTCGCCTCGGTGATGACCGACAAGGCCACAGTCGAGATCGAGGCGCCGGCCGATGGCCGGATCGTCGAACGCGGGGCGCAGGCCGGGGCGATGCTGCCTATCGGCGCTGTCCTGTTCGTGATGGAAACCGCAGGCGAGGTTGCACCGGGCGAAAGCGTGGCGGCCCCGGCCGATTCCGCCGCCGGCAGTGGGCTGGCCGTTGCTGCGCCGGAAATGTCCTCTGCCGCTGCGCCGGAACCGGCGGCCCCGGCAACGCCGCGCGCAGCGGGCCATCCGGTCTTGGCCGCGCCCGCCGTCAGACGCCGGGCCGCCGATCTGGGCATCGATCTTGCCGCCGTGCCCACCAGCGCGGACAGGGTGCGCCACGAAGATCTCGACCGCTATCTCCTGGCCCAGCGGGGCCCGCGCACGGGCGGGGCCAGCGGCGCGGCGGGCGGCACCGCGATTCCGCTGACCGGCCTGCGCCGCCAGATCGCCCGCCGCATGGAAGAAGCCGCCCGGCATATCCCGCACTTCACCTATGTGGAGGAACTGGATGTGACCGAGCTGGAACTGCTGCGCGAAACGCTCAATGCGGGGCGCGGGCGGGATGAACAGCTCCATCCGCTGCCCCTGCTGGTTTTCGCGATGTGCCGCGCGCTGGAGGATGTCCCGCAACTCAACGCGCATTTCGATGACCGGCGGGATATGATCACGCAGTTCGGAGCTGTGCATGCGGGCATCGCGACGCAGACGGACAAGGGGCTGATGGTGCCGGTGCTGCGCGACGCAGACCGGCTGGATATCTGGCAGATCGGCCGGGCCATCGCCGATCTGGCGGCGCGGGCGCGATCGGGCACGATCACCCGCGACGAACTGGCGGGATCGACGATCACCGTCACTTCGCTGGGCAAGCTGGGCGGGATCGCGGCGACCCCGATCATCAACCGGCCCGAAGTCGCCATTCTCGCCCCGCACCGGATCATCGAGCGCTGCCGGTGGATCGACGGCGCGGCCGAACCGCGCAAGATGATGAACCTTTCGATCAGTTGCGATCACCGGATCATCGATGGCCAGGTGGCGGCGCAGTTCGTCGCCGCGATCAGGCAACTGCTGGAAACACCGGCCATGCTGGGGCTGACGTAA
- a CDS encoding alpha-ketoacid dehydrogenase subunit beta produces MSMIQAINSALDVMMARDGSVVVLGEDVGYFGGVFRVTAGLQEKFGKERCFDTPISECGIIGASIGMAAYGLRPVPEIQFADYIYPGLDQIISEAARIRYRSAADFTCPITIRVPFGGGIFGGQTHSQSPESLFTHISGIKTVVPSNPRDAKGLLIAAMEDNDPVIFMEPKRCYNGPFDGYYDRPAKSWANHPDAEVDEGYYRIPLGQARVVEEGGDLTVLAYGTMVHVARQVMAEHGVDGELIDLRTLVPLDIETIEASVRKTGRCLIVHEATRTSGFGAELSALVQERCFYHLEAPIERVTGFDTPYPHSLEWSYFPGPIRIGEALDRLMRD; encoded by the coding sequence ATGAGCATGATACAGGCGATCAACAGCGCGCTGGACGTGATGATGGCGCGCGACGGGAGCGTGGTCGTGCTGGGCGAGGATGTCGGCTATTTCGGCGGGGTTTTCCGGGTGACGGCGGGCTTGCAGGAAAAGTTCGGCAAAGAGCGCTGCTTCGACACGCCGATTTCGGAATGCGGGATCATCGGTGCGTCCATCGGCATGGCGGCCTATGGCCTGCGGCCGGTGCCGGAAATCCAGTTTGCCGATTACATCTATCCGGGGCTGGATCAGATCATCAGCGAGGCGGCGCGTATCCGCTATCGCTCGGCGGCGGATTTCACCTGCCCGATCACGATCCGAGTGCCGTTCGGCGGCGGGATATTCGGCGGGCAGACGCACAGCCAGTCGCCCGAAAGCCTGTTCACCCATATCAGCGGGATCAAGACGGTGGTTCCTTCGAACCCCCGCGATGCCAAGGGGCTGCTGATCGCCGCGATGGAAGACAACGACCCGGTGATCTTCATGGAGCCCAAGCGCTGTTATAACGGCCCGTTCGACGGGTATTACGACCGGCCCGCCAAGAGCTGGGCCAACCATCCCGACGCGGAAGTGGATGAAGGATACTATCGCATCCCCCTGGGGCAGGCGCGGGTGGTGGAGGAAGGGGGCGATCTTACCGTGCTGGCCTATGGCACCATGGTCCACGTGGCGCGGCAGGTGATGGCGGAACACGGCGTGGATGGCGAACTGATCGACCTGCGCACGCTGGTCCCGCTCGACATCGAAACCATCGAGGCCTCCGTGCGCAAGACCGGGCGCTGCCTGATCGTGCATGAAGCCACCCGGACCAGCGGGTTCGGCGCCGAACTGTCCGCGTTGGTGCAGGAACGGTGCTTCTATCATCTGGAAGCGCCGATCGAGCGGGTCACCGGCTTCGATACGCCTTATCCCCATTCGCTCGAATGGTCCTATTTCCCCGGCCCGATCCGTATCGGAGAGGCGCTGGACCGGTTGATGCGGGATTGA
- a CDS encoding thiamine pyrophosphate-dependent enzyme: protein MSDEREIETGGGRNRPGLTLHVPEPPFRPGDAVDYSYLDVPPPDMIPRPDETAPAADLHGLAYGLVRVLDDGNQAVGSWAPRLDDAHLLRMLRTMALQRAFDDRMFRAQRQGKTSFYMKATGEEAVAIGAAFALDREDMCFPSYRQQGILFARQYPLLQMINQIYSNRLDPLFGRQLPVMYSARDYGFFTLSGNLTTQYPQAVGWAMASASKGDSRIAAVWCGEGSTSEGDFHNGLTFGAVYNAPCIFNVVNNQYAISSYSGFAGSERTTFAARAIGYGIPGLRVDGNDILAVYAATQWAANRARLNLGPTLIELFTYRAEAHSTSDDPSVYRSAQERQEWPLGDPITRLKRHCIARGIWDMERHAAMDLEVAQEVQAAQKEAEKNGILGHGLHQPDQTMFQDVYEDMPWHLREQCAQAIRERKIKWPE, encoded by the coding sequence ATGAGCGACGAGCGCGAGATCGAGACGGGCGGCGGCCGCAATCGGCCGGGTTTGACGCTGCATGTGCCCGAACCGCCTTTCCGTCCGGGCGATGCGGTCGATTACAGCTATCTCGATGTGCCCCCACCCGACATGATCCCCCGCCCGGACGAGACGGCCCCAGCGGCGGATCTGCATGGGCTTGCCTACGGGCTGGTGCGGGTGCTCGATGACGGGAATCAGGCGGTGGGAAGCTGGGCGCCGCGTCTGGACGATGCGCATCTGCTGCGCATGCTGCGCACAATGGCGTTGCAGCGCGCGTTCGACGACCGGATGTTCCGCGCGCAGCGGCAGGGCAAGACCAGCTTCTACATGAAAGCCACGGGTGAGGAAGCGGTGGCCATCGGCGCGGCTTTCGCGCTCGATCGGGAAGACATGTGCTTTCCCAGCTATCGCCAGCAGGGCATCCTGTTCGCGCGGCAGTATCCGCTGCTGCAGATGATCAACCAGATCTATTCGAACCGGCTCGATCCGCTGTTCGGCCGCCAGTTGCCGGTGATGTATTCGGCGCGCGATTATGGCTTCTTCACGCTGTCGGGCAATCTGACGACCCAGTATCCGCAAGCGGTGGGCTGGGCGATGGCCAGCGCATCGAAAGGCGACAGCCGGATCGCCGCGGTGTGGTGCGGCGAAGGGTCGACTTCGGAAGGCGATTTCCACAACGGGCTGACGTTCGGCGCGGTGTACAACGCGCCGTGCATTTTCAACGTGGTGAACAACCAGTACGCGATTTCCAGCTATTCCGGCTTCGCCGGGAGCGAGCGGACCACCTTTGCCGCCCGCGCCATCGGATACGGCATTCCCGGATTGCGGGTGGACGGGAACGATATCCTGGCGGTCTATGCGGCGACGCAGTGGGCGGCGAACCGGGCGCGGCTCAATCTCGGCCCGACCCTGATCGAACTGTTCACCTATCGCGCCGAAGCGCACAGCACGTCGGACGATCCCTCCGTCTATCGCAGCGCGCAGGAACGGCAGGAATGGCCGCTGGGCGATCCGATCACCCGGCTGAAACGCCACTGCATCGCGCGCGGTATCTGGGATATGGAACGGCACGCCGCGATGGATCTGGAAGTGGCGCAGGAAGTGCAGGCGGCGCAGAAGGAAGCGGAGAAGAACGGCATTCTCGGCCATGGTCTGCATCAGCCCGATCAGACGATGTTCCAGGACGTGTACGAGGACATGCCGTGGCATCTCAGGGAACAGTGCGCCCAGGCCATTCGGGAAAGGAAAATCAAATGGCCCGAATGA
- a CDS encoding response regulator transcription factor, giving the protein MSRLLLAEDDPVLGQAIKRALGLEGHTIDLVTRGDDVLAAVSVQDYSVILLDLGLPQMAGLDALRQLRAEGHSTPVIIITALDRTKHRVAGLDAGADDYVVKPLDIEELAARIRAQVRRKDKLASNLITVGEVTLDLSGNVVSKQDMPVSLTPKELKVVTLLMRRSGRFVSKSDLETALYDQEQWVESNTVEVAISALRRKLGRDFIVTARGLGYMVGARTA; this is encoded by the coding sequence GTGTCCCGTCTCCTGCTCGCGGAAGATGATCCGGTGCTCGGCCAGGCGATCAAGCGCGCGCTGGGGCTGGAAGGCCACACCATCGATCTGGTGACGCGGGGCGACGACGTGCTGGCGGCGGTGAGCGTGCAGGATTATTCGGTCATCCTGCTCGATCTCGGCCTGCCGCAGATGGCCGGGCTCGACGCCTTGCGCCAGCTCCGCGCCGAAGGGCATTCCACGCCGGTCATCATCATCACCGCGCTCGACCGGACGAAGCATCGCGTGGCCGGGCTCGATGCCGGGGCGGACGACTATGTGGTGAAACCTCTCGATATCGAGGAACTGGCCGCGCGCATCCGGGCGCAGGTGCGGCGCAAGGACAAGCTCGCCAGCAATCTCATCACGGTGGGCGAAGTGACGCTCGACCTGTCGGGCAATGTGGTCAGCAAGCAGGACATGCCGGTGAGCCTGACACCGAAGGAACTCAAAGTCGTCACGCTGCTGATGCGCCGGTCCGGGCGGTTCGTCAGCAAATCCGATCTGGAAACCGCGCTCTACGATCAGGAACAATGGGTGGAAAGCAACACGGTCGAAGTGGCGATTTCGGCGCTGCGGCGCAAGCTGGGCCGCGATTTCATCGTCACCGCCCGCGGGCTCGGCTACATGGTCGGGGCGCGCACCGCGTGA
- a CDS encoding HAMP domain-containing sensor histidine kinase, with product MKRRSLAAALYRRILLLLAIAGLAMAGILYVVAVREVRLAADHQLINASRMLFVLMREELDEERREPDSSTPPDTTPPLLSAEDREAFRTNPDWGMFVVFRRGVPIAQSQDHGETRLIPMRAGFQNFEAGGTSWRSYGLPVPEYDVLVVVAERSAAHDLAFMPIARRLALPLVVLVIGSAGLLWLALRRSLSEIRRLGADLRARGFADLAPLKREEWPDDLAPVVLSLNRLFARLDHAFELEQAFTDDVAHQLRTPLAAIRVQAQLLRKMAAPDLRPEAEQLMAAVDRANDLVSGMLTLARLDATAIERVPTDVCALVADLVAEQVLQLPAQSVAFSVSPDGPVVFETDPALLKIILSALIENAVRHAGGGGQIAIAITDHGTDLHIAVADRGPGIPPEDRERLLRRFERGSPHAPGSGLGLSIAARAATILGGAMGLDGRGDGPGLVAAVRIPAKA from the coding sequence GTGAAACGGCGCTCTCTCGCCGCCGCGCTCTATCGCCGGATTCTCCTCCTGCTGGCGATTGCCGGGCTCGCCATGGCCGGAATCCTCTATGTCGTGGCGGTGCGCGAAGTGCGCCTGGCGGCCGATCACCAGCTTATCAACGCATCCCGCATGCTGTTCGTCCTGATGCGCGAGGAACTGGACGAGGAACGCCGCGAACCGGACAGCAGCACACCGCCCGACACCACGCCCCCGCTGCTCAGCGCGGAAGACCGGGAAGCGTTCCGCACCAATCCCGATTGGGGCATGTTCGTGGTGTTCCGCCGGGGCGTTCCGATCGCGCAATCGCAGGACCATGGCGAAACGCGGCTCATCCCGATGCGCGCGGGTTTCCAGAATTTCGAGGCGGGCGGCACATCCTGGCGCAGCTATGGGCTGCCGGTGCCCGAATACGATGTGCTGGTCGTCGTGGCCGAACGCAGCGCCGCGCACGATCTCGCGTTCATGCCCATCGCGCGCAGGCTGGCGCTGCCGCTGGTGGTGCTGGTGATCGGCAGCGCCGGGCTGCTGTGGCTGGCGCTGCGCCGCAGCCTGTCGGAAATCCGCCGCCTGGGGGCCGATCTGCGGGCGCGGGGCTTTGCCGATCTCGCGCCGCTCAAGCGCGAGGAATGGCCGGACGACCTCGCCCCGGTGGTGCTGTCGCTGAACCGGCTGTTCGCGCGCCTCGACCATGCGTTCGAACTCGAACAGGCGTTTACCGACGATGTCGCGCACCAGCTCCGCACGCCGCTGGCCGCCATTCGCGTGCAGGCGCAGCTTCTGCGCAAGATGGCGGCGCCGGACCTGCGCCCCGAAGCCGAACAGCTCATGGCGGCGGTGGATCGGGCGAACGATCTGGTCAGCGGCATGCTGACGCTGGCCCGGCTGGATGCCACCGCGATCGAGCGCGTGCCCACCGATGTCTGCGCGCTGGTGGCCGATCTGGTGGCCGAACAGGTGCTGCAACTGCCCGCGCAGTCCGTGGCCTTTTCGGTTTCCCCCGATGGCCCGGTGGTGTTCGAGACCGATCCGGCGCTGCTCAAGATCATCCTCTCCGCGCTGATCGAGAACGCGGTGCGCCATGCCGGCGGCGGCGGGCAGATCGCCATCGCCATCACCGATCACGGCACCGATCTGCACATCGCGGTGGCCGACCGGGGGCCGGGCATCCCGCCGGAAGATCGCGAACGGTTGCTGCGCCGGTTCGAACGCGGATCGCCCCATGCGCCGGGCAGCGGGCTGGGCCTGTCCATCGCCGCGCGGGCGGCCACGATCCTGGGCGGGGCGATGGGGCTGGACGGGCGCGGCGATGGGCCCGGTCTGGTGGCGGCAGTCAGGATTCCGGCAAAAGCCTGA